One region of Desulfovibrio legallii genomic DNA includes:
- a CDS encoding sigma-54-dependent transcriptional regulator, whose translation MARILIVDDEALMRTMATEACARLGHTAATAADLAAGLELGRAGADVVLLDVWLPDGNGLERQNDFAHLPGRPDVIIVTGHGDGDAVEAALRSGAWEFLCKPLRVRDIEQCLRQVLAFRQQRNPAPEALLLDSGHIAGAGAEMSRALKLLGQAARSEVNVLLLGETGVGKEVFAKALYRNSPRAARPLVTVDCASLPDTLVESHLFGHSRGAFTGADRAREGLLLAADKGTLFLDEVGDLPLAVQGAFLRALEQRRFRPVGELREVESDFRLVAATNRDLDVMVKEGRFRADLLYRLQGMTIRIPPLRRRRDEIPALARQAAMRFCLRNDLPEKSLAQPLMDILLDYPWPGNVRELIHCLERACLAAGKADVLLPAHLPTSVRVDAARRRLGGVERTAQPCASGPEPGKPERWEPAAGGLSRGQDAGRPTREAWAQGPAPFAPPAPPAARDAPAAPQAATWPEGDAPLPDLRGWKRQAEAAYVRRLWSQCGGDARKAAAVAGVSRGHWYELLKKHGAA comes from the coding sequence ATGGCCCGCATCCTGATCGTTGACGACGAAGCCCTCATGCGCACCATGGCCACAGAGGCCTGCGCGCGGCTGGGGCACACGGCCGCAACCGCGGCGGACCTGGCCGCGGGCCTGGAGCTGGGCCGCGCCGGGGCGGACGTGGTGCTGCTGGACGTCTGGCTGCCGGACGGCAACGGCCTGGAGCGCCAGAACGACTTTGCGCACCTGCCGGGCCGCCCGGACGTGATCATCGTCACCGGGCACGGGGACGGCGACGCGGTGGAGGCGGCCCTGCGTTCCGGGGCCTGGGAGTTTTTGTGCAAGCCCCTGCGCGTGCGGGATATAGAGCAGTGCCTGCGGCAGGTGCTGGCCTTCCGGCAGCAGCGCAACCCCGCGCCCGAGGCCCTGCTGCTGGACAGCGGGCACATTGCCGGGGCCGGGGCGGAAATGAGCCGCGCCCTCAAGCTGCTGGGCCAGGCGGCGCGCAGCGAGGTCAACGTGCTGCTGCTGGGGGAAACGGGCGTGGGCAAGGAAGTCTTCGCCAAGGCGCTCTACCGCAACAGCCCGCGCGCAGCGCGGCCGCTGGTGACGGTGGACTGCGCCTCCCTGCCCGACACCCTGGTGGAGAGCCATTTGTTCGGCCACAGCCGGGGGGCCTTTACCGGTGCGGACAGAGCGCGGGAGGGGCTCCTGCTGGCGGCGGACAAGGGCACCCTGTTTCTGGACGAGGTGGGCGACCTGCCCCTGGCCGTGCAAGGGGCCTTTCTGCGCGCTCTGGAACAACGGCGCTTCCGGCCCGTAGGCGAGCTGCGCGAGGTGGAGAGCGACTTTCGCCTGGTGGCGGCCACCAACCGCGATCTGGACGTTATGGTGAAGGAAGGGCGCTTCCGGGCGGACCTGCTTTACCGGCTCCAGGGCATGACCATCCGCATTCCGCCCCTGCGCCGTCGGCGGGACGAAATCCCGGCCCTGGCCCGGCAGGCGGCAATGCGCTTCTGCCTGCGCAACGACCTGCCGGAAAAGAGCCTGGCGCAGCCCTTGATGGATATTCTGCTGGATTACCCCTGGCCGGGCAATGTGCGGGAGCTCATCCACTGCCTGGAGCGCGCCTGCCTGGCCGCCGGCAAGGCGGACGTACTGCTGCCCGCCCACCTGCCCACCAGCGTGCGGGTGGATGCGGCGCGCCGCCGTCTGGGCGGGGTGGAGCGGACGGCGCAGCCCTGCGCCAGCGGCCCGGAACCAGGAAAGCCGGAACGCTGGGAACCGGCAGCCGGCGGGCTCAGCCGGGGCCAGGACGCGGGCAGACCGACAAGGGAGGCCTGGGCGCAGGGGCCCGCCCCCTTCGCGCCCCCAGCCCCCCCGGCCGCCAGGGATGCGCCTGCAGCGCCGCAGGCCGCAACCTGGCCGGAAGGCGACGCCCCCCTGCCCGACCTGCGCGGATGGAAGCGCCAGGCCGAGGCGGCCTATGTGCGTCGCCTCTGGAGCCAATGCGGGGGCGACGCCCGCAAGGCCGCGGCCGTGGCCGGAGTTTCGCGCGGGCACTGGTACGAACTGCTCAAAAAACACGGCGCCGCATAG
- the yedF gene encoding sulfurtransferase-like selenium metabolism protein YedF, translating to METADFRGLACPLPVVRCRDLLRAGARELRILVDNEPAVDNVRRFLHGQGFDVRVSQEGPACWSLEARAGAKAAPAADAAPCPAPQGQDGQRTLVLITTPTLGRGDEGLGAKLMANFLATLPELGPRLWRVILINGGVTLAAAPGPALEALQRLAAAGVSVLVCGTCLAHYGLLEAKAVGETSNMLDIVTSLDLADKILRP from the coding sequence ATGGAAACAGCCGATTTTCGCGGCCTGGCCTGCCCCCTGCCCGTGGTGCGCTGCCGCGACCTGCTGCGGGCCGGCGCGCGGGAGCTGCGCATCCTGGTGGACAACGAACCAGCCGTGGACAACGTGCGGCGCTTTCTGCACGGTCAGGGTTTTGACGTGCGCGTGAGCCAGGAGGGCCCGGCCTGCTGGAGCCTTGAGGCCCGCGCCGGAGCAAAGGCCGCGCCGGCCGCCGACGCCGCGCCTTGTCCCGCCCCTCAGGGGCAAGACGGCCAGCGCACCCTGGTCCTCATCACCACCCCCACCCTGGGCCGGGGCGACGAAGGCCTGGGCGCCAAGCTCATGGCCAACTTTCTGGCTACCCTGCCGGAGCTGGGCCCCCGCCTCTGGCGCGTTATCCTCATCAACGGCGGCGTTACCCTGGCCGCCGCGCCCGGCCCGGCCCTGGAGGCCCTCCAGCGCCTGGCCGCTGCCGGGGTTTCCGTGCTGGTCTGCGGCACCTGCCTTGCCCACTACGGCCTGCTGGAAGCCAAGGCCGTGGGTGAAACCTCCAATATGCTGGATATCGTCACCAGCCTCGACCTGGCGGACAAAATCCTTCGTCCCTGA
- a CDS encoding ATP-binding protein, with protein MTIRPSLMTHARPLCRTPGRLLWLPVAACALWLFLTAGLYRQALHAETTHRLELERIRLATVARQLLDVRNWNAAHGGVYVRQSPYGPPNPWLPEGERTLATADGRTLVLMNPAYMSRQLAERTAEPGLSISIVSPRPLRPENLADAWENGALLQCAEGPREIFTPPQADAQGRLRLLSVLTARPDCLRCHQGSKEGEILGGISVSQDAAAYLSGLRAQTRHMRLLYGLLGLTGMLGIGGATLYLTRRRWLAEETSRLKGDLLARLGHDMRTPLTAMLGMTELLRRPELRPPEKARALNYLAQAGGALLEMVGDITDHAALERAAPALRVAPFGLRACLGECLALYRPVAEAKGLFLRLNVPDDVPDAVTGDGFRLRQALGNLVSNAVKFTEQGGVRVDVRARPGGRKDRDLRCSLAVTDTGPGLRPEEQERVFASFQRGEAAASCPGTGLGLGMARRLARRMGGDVSLRSRPGEGACFTLEIHLRTAEEQDAGGRPSAPPVPQTLTDPAPRPPMAAEADLASPRPPGAAPSAPVAAHCADAAAPAANAPDSPADAPPAATAALNGLRVLLAEDNPATAYYLQHMLTRAGAATRLLADGEAALALLRDAAQGPWDILLLDACLPGRSGLEVLEAVRAGQTAAPQDQKILLCTASPAMTEAPEARRRAALADGLLRKPCSFAALHRALAALRSPAAPLSAAAARSEADAPGTKAPCALLPDAAPPVWDRKAALEAVDNDPALLSRLAAVAAQDLRARADALAALPPKPTALPELRRLAHACKNTAGSLCLGPLRRAAAALEQARAEDAPAARAALAAALREALETLGGDAWPAS; from the coding sequence ATGACAATCAGGCCGTCGCTTATGACCCACGCCCGCCCCCTCTGCCGCACCCCCGGCCGCCTGCTCTGGCTGCCCGTGGCCGCCTGCGCCCTCTGGCTGTTCCTCACCGCCGGGCTTTACCGCCAGGCCCTGCACGCGGAAACAACCCACCGCCTGGAGCTGGAGCGCATCCGTCTTGCCACCGTGGCCCGGCAGCTGCTGGATGTGCGCAACTGGAACGCGGCCCACGGCGGCGTTTATGTGCGCCAGAGCCCCTACGGCCCGCCCAACCCCTGGCTGCCGGAAGGGGAACGCACCCTTGCCACCGCCGACGGCCGCACCCTGGTGCTCATGAATCCCGCCTACATGAGCCGTCAGCTGGCCGAACGCACGGCCGAACCGGGCCTCAGCATCAGCATTGTCAGCCCCCGGCCCCTGCGGCCCGAAAATCTGGCCGATGCCTGGGAAAACGGCGCGCTTCTCCAGTGCGCGGAAGGCCCGCGCGAAATCTTCACCCCCCCGCAGGCCGACGCGCAGGGCCGTTTGCGTCTGCTCAGCGTGCTCACGGCCCGGCCGGACTGCCTGCGCTGCCACCAGGGCAGCAAGGAGGGCGAAATCCTCGGCGGCATCAGCGTCAGCCAGGACGCCGCGGCCTACCTGAGCGGCCTGCGCGCCCAAACGCGCCACATGCGGCTGCTCTACGGGCTGCTGGGCCTGACGGGCATGCTGGGCATTGGCGGCGCAACCCTCTACCTGACCCGAAGGCGCTGGCTGGCGGAGGAAACCAGCCGCCTCAAAGGCGACCTGCTGGCCCGCCTGGGGCACGATATGCGCACCCCCCTCACGGCCATGCTGGGCATGACGGAGCTTTTGCGCCGCCCGGAGCTGCGCCCGCCGGAAAAGGCCCGCGCCCTGAACTACCTGGCCCAGGCGGGCGGCGCGCTTCTGGAGATGGTGGGCGATATCACGGACCACGCCGCTCTGGAACGGGCCGCCCCCGCCCTGCGCGTCGCGCCCTTCGGCCTGCGGGCCTGCCTTGGCGAATGCCTGGCCCTCTACCGCCCCGTGGCCGAAGCCAAGGGCCTTTTCCTGCGCCTGAACGTGCCCGACGATGTGCCCGACGCCGTGACGGGCGACGGCTTCCGCCTGCGTCAGGCCCTGGGCAATCTGGTGAGCAATGCGGTCAAATTCACGGAGCAGGGCGGCGTGCGGGTAGACGTGCGCGCCCGCCCCGGTGGCCGGAAGGACCGCGACCTGCGCTGCTCCCTGGCCGTGACGGACACGGGCCCCGGCCTGCGGCCCGAGGAGCAGGAGCGCGTCTTTGCCAGTTTTCAACGCGGGGAGGCGGCGGCCAGCTGCCCCGGCACGGGCCTGGGCCTGGGCATGGCCCGGCGGCTGGCCCGGCGCATGGGCGGCGACGTCTCCCTGCGCTCCCGCCCCGGCGAAGGGGCCTGCTTTACGCTGGAAATCCACCTTCGGACGGCGGAAGAACAGGACGCGGGCGGGCGGCCCTCTGCGCCCCCCGTGCCGCAGACGCTTACGGATCCGGCCCCCAGGCCGCCCATGGCGGCCGAGGCGGACCTGGCTTCGCCCCGGCCCCCAGGCGCCGCGCCTTCCGCTCCCGTCGCGGCGCACTGCGCCGACGCCGCAGCCCCGGCGGCCAACGCCCCAGACAGTCCCGCAGACGCGCCCCCGGCGGCCACAGCCGCCCTGAACGGCTTGCGCGTGCTGCTGGCGGAGGACAATCCGGCCACGGCCTATTATCTGCAGCACATGCTGACCCGCGCCGGAGCCGCGACGCGCCTCCTTGCGGACGGCGAGGCCGCCCTTGCCCTGTTGCGGGACGCCGCCCAGGGCCCCTGGGACATCCTGCTGCTGGACGCCTGCCTGCCCGGCCGCAGCGGCCTGGAAGTGCTGGAAGCCGTGCGCGCGGGGCAGACCGCCGCCCCCCAGGACCAGAAAATCCTGCTCTGCACCGCCTCCCCGGCCATGACCGAAGCGCCAGAGGCGCGCCGCCGCGCCGCCCTGGCCGACGGCCTGCTGCGCAAACCCTGCAGCTTTGCCGCCCTGCACCGCGCGCTTGCCGCGCTGCGCAGCCCCGCCGCCCCGCTATCCGCTGCCGCCGCACGCTCCGAAGCGGACGCGCCCGGCACAAAGGCCCCCTGCGCGCTCCTTCCGGACGCCGCGCCCCCCGTCTGGGACCGCAAAGCCGCCCTGGAAGCCGTGGACAACGACCCCGCGCTGCTGTCCCGTCTGGCCGCCGTGGCCGCGCAGGACCTGCGGGCGCGGGCCGACGCCCTGGCGGCCCTGCCGCCGAAGCCGACGGCGCTTCCGGAGCTGCGCCGTCTGGCCCACGCCTGCAAGAACACGGCGGGCAGCCTGTGCCTGGGGCCCCTGCGCCGGGCCGCCGCCGCCCTGGAGCAGGCCCGTGCGGAGGACGCCCCCGCCGCCCGCGCCGCCCTGGCCGCCGCCCTGCGCGAAGCGCTGGAAACGCTGGGAGGAGACGCATGGCCCGCATCCTGA
- a CDS encoding efflux RND transporter permease subunit, whose product MIGSLIRACVRNRFFVLLGAVLLAAWGAWAVYHTPVDALPDLSDTQVIIRTSYPGKAPQLVEDQITYPLTTAMLSVPGATSVRGYSSFGDSYVYVIFNDNTDLYWARSRVLEYLNQVQSRLPDGVTPSLGPDATGIGWIYEYALVDKSGKHDLAELRSLQDWMLKFELAAVPGVAEVASVGGVVREYQIVADPVKLAQFGIPLSAIASAVTKANQEAGGSVIEQAEAEYMVRAGGYLKSLEDFRKIVLKTAADGTPVYLEQVAAVRLGPEMRRGLVELNGQGEVAGGIVLLRSGENARAVIAAVREKLAALQKSLPEGVEIVTTYDRSQLIQRAVDNLTDKLKEEFLVVAVVCVLFLLHLRSAMVAVLALPLALCAAFIVMYYQGISANIMSLGGIAIAVGAMVDASVVMVENAHRKLRRWEDASPGETLSDAQRWEIITDAAVELGPALFVSLLIITLSFIPVFALEGQEGKMFRPLALTKLYAMGASALLSVTVIPVLTGLWVRGRIPSEEKNPISRFLIHLYNPAIRAVLRRPRLTLAVALLALLSTLWPLARLGGEFLPHMDEGDLLYMPSTLPGVSVAEVGRILQLTDKMIKTVPEVDTVFGKAGRAETATDPAPVEMLETTIRLKPREQWRKGMTIDKIIEELDAAVRLPGMANLWVPPIRNRIDMTSTGVKSPIAVKVSGADMAQIDATALQVQHVAAAVPGVVSALAESLTGGRYVDVRVNREQAARFGMNVADVQLFISSAVGGEKIGETVEGVARYPINLRYPQQYRDSVPALRSLPVLTPSGEQITLGDVADVRMASGPTMLKSEQARLAGWVYIDARGRDMVSVVRDLDKAIREQIQLPAGVSVSFTGQYAMLERATERLSLMVPATLLIIFLLLYMEFRSVSESLLIMLCLPFSLVGGVWFMYLMGYALSVATGVGYIALAGLAAEFGVVMLIYIKHAVAERPALASPQTATAAELDAAIHDGAVLRVRPKAMTAVTTVAGLLPIFWTAGTGSEIMTRIAAPMFGGMISAAALSMFILPAAYKLLLARRLLPRGKGPVA is encoded by the coding sequence ATGATCGGTTCGCTTATCCGCGCCTGCGTGCGCAACCGTTTTTTTGTGCTGCTGGGGGCGGTGCTGCTGGCCGCCTGGGGGGCCTGGGCCGTGTACCACACGCCCGTGGACGCGCTGCCTGACCTCTCGGATACCCAGGTCATCATCCGGACGTCCTATCCGGGCAAGGCCCCCCAGCTGGTGGAGGATCAGATCACCTATCCCCTGACCACGGCCATGCTTTCCGTGCCGGGGGCTACGAGCGTGCGGGGCTATTCCTCCTTCGGCGATTCTTATGTTTACGTCATCTTTAACGACAATACGGACCTCTACTGGGCGCGCAGCCGCGTGCTGGAATATCTGAACCAGGTGCAGAGCCGCCTGCCCGACGGCGTGACGCCCTCTCTGGGGCCGGACGCCACGGGCATCGGCTGGATCTACGAATACGCCCTGGTGGACAAGAGCGGCAAGCACGACCTGGCCGAGCTGCGTTCCCTCCAGGACTGGATGCTCAAGTTTGAGCTGGCCGCCGTGCCCGGCGTGGCCGAAGTGGCTTCCGTGGGCGGCGTGGTCAGGGAATACCAGATCGTGGCGGACCCGGTGAAGCTCGCCCAGTTCGGCATCCCCCTGAGCGCCATAGCCTCCGCCGTGACCAAGGCCAACCAGGAAGCGGGCGGCTCCGTCATTGAGCAGGCCGAGGCCGAATATATGGTTCGCGCGGGCGGCTATCTGAAAAGCCTGGAGGATTTTCGCAAAATAGTGCTCAAAACCGCGGCCGACGGCACGCCCGTCTACCTGGAGCAGGTGGCGGCCGTCCGCCTGGGCCCGGAAATGCGCCGGGGCCTGGTGGAGCTCAACGGCCAGGGCGAGGTGGCCGGCGGCATTGTGCTGCTGCGTTCGGGCGAAAACGCCCGCGCGGTCATCGCCGCCGTGCGCGAAAAGCTGGCCGCGCTGCAAAAAAGCCTGCCGGAGGGGGTGGAAATCGTCACCACCTACGACCGCAGCCAGCTCATCCAGCGCGCCGTGGACAACCTTACGGACAAGCTCAAGGAAGAATTCCTGGTGGTGGCCGTGGTCTGCGTGCTCTTTCTGCTGCACCTGCGCTCGGCCATGGTGGCCGTGCTGGCCCTGCCCCTGGCCCTCTGCGCCGCGTTCATCGTCATGTACTATCAGGGCATCAGCGCCAACATCATGTCCCTGGGCGGCATAGCCATTGCCGTGGGGGCCATGGTGGACGCCTCCGTGGTTATGGTGGAAAACGCGCACCGCAAACTGCGCCGCTGGGAGGACGCCTCGCCGGGCGAGACGCTGAGCGACGCGCAACGCTGGGAAATCATCACCGACGCGGCGGTGGAGCTGGGCCCGGCCCTGTTCGTAAGCCTGCTGATCATCACCCTCTCGTTCATCCCCGTCTTTGCTCTGGAGGGGCAAGAAGGCAAGATGTTCCGCCCCCTGGCCCTGACCAAGCTCTACGCCATGGGCGCTTCGGCCCTGCTTTCCGTAACGGTCATTCCCGTGCTCACGGGCCTCTGGGTGCGCGGCAGGATTCCTTCGGAAGAAAAAAACCCCATCAGCCGGTTCCTCATCCACCTGTACAACCCGGCCATCCGCGCGGTTCTGCGCCGGCCCCGCCTTACCCTGGCCGTGGCCCTGCTGGCGCTGCTCTCCACGCTCTGGCCCCTTGCACGTCTGGGCGGCGAATTTCTGCCGCACATGGACGAGGGCGACCTGCTCTACATGCCCTCCACCCTGCCGGGCGTTTCCGTGGCTGAGGTGGGCCGCATTCTGCAGCTTACGGATAAAATGATCAAAACCGTGCCGGAGGTGGACACGGTCTTCGGCAAGGCGGGCCGGGCCGAAACGGCCACGGACCCCGCGCCGGTGGAAATGCTGGAAACCACCATTCGCCTCAAGCCGCGCGAACAGTGGCGCAAAGGCATGACCATCGACAAAATCATTGAGGAACTGGACGCCGCCGTGCGCCTGCCGGGCATGGCCAACCTTTGGGTGCCGCCCATCCGCAACCGCATCGACATGACCTCCACCGGCGTCAAAAGCCCCATTGCCGTCAAGGTTTCCGGGGCGGACATGGCGCAGATCGACGCCACAGCCCTGCAGGTGCAGCATGTGGCGGCCGCGGTGCCCGGCGTGGTCTCCGCCCTGGCGGAAAGCCTTACGGGCGGGCGCTACGTGGACGTGCGCGTCAACCGGGAACAGGCCGCCCGCTTTGGCATGAACGTGGCGGATGTGCAGCTCTTCATTTCTTCCGCCGTGGGCGGGGAAAAGATCGGCGAAACAGTGGAAGGCGTGGCCCGCTACCCCATCAACCTGCGCTACCCCCAGCAGTACCGGGACAGCGTGCCCGCCCTGCGCAGCCTGCCCGTGCTCACGCCTTCCGGGGAGCAGATTACCCTGGGCGACGTGGCGGACGTGCGCATGGCTTCCGGCCCCACCATGCTCAAGAGCGAGCAGGCGCGCCTGGCCGGCTGGGTGTACATAGACGCGCGCGGGCGGGACATGGTTTCGGTGGTGCGCGACCTGGACAAGGCCATCCGGGAGCAGATCCAACTGCCCGCCGGGGTGAGCGTCTCCTTCACCGGCCAGTACGCCATGCTGGAGCGGGCCACGGAGCGGCTGAGCCTTATGGTGCCCGCCACGTTGCTGATCATCTTCCTGCTGCTCTATATGGAGTTCAGGAGCGTGAGCGAATCCCTGCTCATTATGCTCTGCCTGCCGTTCTCACTGGTGGGCGGGGTGTGGTTTATGTACCTTATGGGCTATGCCCTCTCCGTGGCCACGGGGGTGGGCTACATTGCCCTGGCCGGGCTGGCCGCGGAATTCGGGGTGGTTATGCTCATCTACATCAAGCACGCCGTGGCGGAGCGCCCGGCCCTGGCTTCGCCCCAGACGGCCACCGCGGCGGAGCTGGACGCCGCCATCCACGACGGCGCGGTGCTGCGCGTGCGGCCCAAGGCCATGACCGCCGTGACCACCGTGGCGGGCCTGCTGCCCATCTTCTGGACGGCGGGCACGGGCTCGGAGATCATGACGCGCATCGCCGCGCCCATGTTCGGCGGCATGATCAGCGCGGCGGCTCTGTCCATGTTCATTCTGCCCGCAGCCTACAAACTGCTGCTGGCGCGCCGCCTGCTGCCGCGGGGCAAAGGCCCGGTGGCGTAA
- a CDS encoding flavodoxin gives MSKVLILYGSSTGNTESIAQKLAELIGAAGHDVTLLNAAEAAADNLADGYDAVLMGCSAWGTDDLEMQDDFAPLFDEFDRMNLKGRKVAAFASGDREYEHFCGAVNAIEDRAKELGATIIADGLKMEGDAMNDPDAVESFAEDVIKKL, from the coding sequence ATGAGCAAGGTTCTGATTCTTTATGGTTCCAGCACGGGCAACACGGAAAGCATCGCCCAGAAGCTCGCTGAGCTGATCGGCGCGGCCGGGCACGACGTTACGCTGCTCAACGCCGCCGAAGCCGCAGCGGACAATCTGGCCGACGGCTACGACGCCGTGCTCATGGGCTGCTCGGCCTGGGGCACGGACGACCTGGAAATGCAGGACGACTTCGCCCCTCTGTTTGACGAATTTGACCGCATGAACCTCAAGGGCCGCAAGGTGGCCGCCTTTGCCTCCGGCGACCGGGAGTACGAACATTTCTGCGGGGCCGTCAACGCCATTGAAGACCGCGCCAAGGAGCTGGGGGCCACCATCATCGCCGACGGCCTCAAAATGGAAGGCGACGCCATGAACGACCCCGACGCCGTGGAATCCTTCGCCGAGGACGTCATCAAGAAGCTGTAG
- a CDS encoding septal ring lytic transglycosylase RlpA family protein, whose translation MLLVAPLKADAASPSDASAKKVSASSKAAQKSAAAKQTRKTTSKAKKTSVKKQKSPRKTDRIKVRGGRESVDSREIWLRRAQESEIMTGKASWYGRDFHGGPTASGLSYDMYTFTAAHRTLPMGTVVRVTDQENGKSVMVCVTDRGPFVRGRIIDLSYAAAKQLDFDDRGVGRVALEVVSDESGTPLSPDKAYYVRYKAAMGDETLGPYRAFADAAAMHEAVRQVHPEAIVVLGSADKH comes from the coding sequence ATGCTCCTGGTCGCCCCCCTGAAGGCCGACGCGGCTTCCCCCAGCGATGCTTCCGCCAAAAAAGTCTCCGCTTCCTCCAAGGCCGCCCAAAAGTCCGCCGCCGCCAAACAGACGCGCAAAACCACGTCCAAGGCCAAAAAAACTTCTGTCAAAAAGCAGAAATCGCCACGCAAGACCGACAGAATAAAGGTCCGCGGCGGGCGTGAAAGCGTGGACAGCCGCGAGATATGGCTGCGCCGCGCCCAGGAAAGCGAAATTATGACCGGCAAGGCCTCCTGGTACGGCCGCGATTTTCACGGCGGCCCCACAGCCAGCGGCCTCAGCTACGATATGTACACCTTTACCGCGGCCCACCGCACCCTGCCCATGGGCACCGTAGTGCGCGTTACGGACCAGGAAAACGGCAAAAGCGTTATGGTCTGCGTGACGGACCGCGGCCCCTTTGTGCGCGGCCGGATTATCGATCTTTCTTACGCCGCGGCCAAGCAGCTTGATTTTGACGACCGGGGCGTGGGCCGCGTGGCCCTGGAAGTGGTCAGCGACGAAAGCGGCACCCCCCTGAGCCCGGACAAAGCCTATTATGTGCGCTACAAGGCCGCCATGGGCGACGAAACCCTGGGCCCCTATCGCGCTTTTGCCGACGCCGCCGCCATGCACGAAGCCGTGCGTCAGGTCCACCCCGAAGCCATAGTGGTGCTGGGCAGCGCGGACAAGCACTGA
- a CDS encoding bacteriohemerythrin, whose protein sequence is MGIGLQVLILVVLGGLTAYAGLGGDTLIFVGLAALCALADAALWLQARARNKELYDYTGTLIEEGDNALHGDAAQRALHCLQRLREAAAREPEDSAALTDLRDENARLKSRIAALEAEEEALRAKNERGAMVLHKAHTVCNKLSEEVRGLSRLITNVNKGVEVQRDHLAETAQAMERVAATASEASVKVRGLSDSAQSSSASAATGEREVEGSVASIERVKDTIVQLKEAMAGLGDKASNIGQVMTVINEVADQTNLLALNAAIEAARAGEAGRGFAVVADEVRKLAEKTMGATKEVEEAVRAIQDETRRNVLTVDRAAQLSVDGAEQATRAGNFMRDIIHAMTETAGSLQVIADNAAAQSENSAGTNGALEEIRNVAENTATAMENFTAALLTFQSGMEELDMIVNALVSGDYDQAVTDQFVQWTPKLDLHVPQVDRQHRLLVGYINELYEAMVHNRTSEELQAIVKKLRDYTATHFSDEEKLFGPTKYLGTQEHIKIHKKFVAKLDEVEKELRSGTATVSMDLLTFLKDWLVQHIMGTDPTYVPYLPPKDKEPEADVKDNGF, encoded by the coding sequence ATGGGTATTGGATTGCAGGTGCTGATATTGGTGGTTCTGGGCGGTCTGACCGCCTATGCGGGCCTGGGAGGGGATACGCTGATTTTTGTGGGCCTGGCGGCGCTCTGCGCTCTGGCCGACGCGGCCCTGTGGCTGCAGGCCCGCGCCAGGAACAAAGAGCTTTACGACTACACGGGCACGCTCATTGAAGAGGGCGACAACGCCCTGCACGGGGACGCCGCGCAGCGCGCCCTGCACTGCCTGCAGCGCCTGCGCGAGGCCGCGGCCAGAGAGCCGGAGGACAGCGCCGCCCTTACGGATCTGCGGGACGAAAACGCGCGGCTCAAAAGCCGGATCGCGGCCCTGGAGGCGGAGGAGGAAGCCCTGCGGGCCAAAAACGAGCGCGGGGCCATGGTGCTGCACAAGGCCCATACGGTGTGCAACAAGCTCTCCGAGGAGGTGCGCGGCCTTTCCCGCCTGATCACGAACGTGAACAAGGGCGTGGAGGTGCAGCGCGACCACCTGGCCGAAACGGCCCAGGCCATGGAACGGGTGGCCGCCACGGCCAGCGAGGCCTCCGTCAAGGTGCGCGGCCTTTCGGACAGCGCCCAGAGCTCCAGCGCCAGCGCAGCCACGGGCGAGCGCGAGGTGGAGGGCTCCGTGGCCTCCATCGAGCGGGTCAAGGACACCATCGTGCAGCTCAAGGAGGCCATGGCCGGGCTGGGCGACAAAGCCAGCAACATCGGCCAGGTCATGACGGTCATCAACGAAGTGGCGGACCAGACCAACCTGCTGGCCCTCAATGCGGCCATTGAGGCCGCTCGCGCGGGCGAGGCCGGACGCGGCTTTGCCGTGGTGGCCGACGAGGTGCGCAAACTGGCGGAAAAGACCATGGGCGCCACCAAGGAAGTGGAAGAGGCCGTGCGGGCCATCCAGGACGAGACCCGCCGCAACGTGCTTACGGTGGACAGGGCCGCCCAGCTCAGCGTGGACGGGGCGGAACAGGCCACGCGGGCGGGCAACTTCATGCGCGACATCATCCACGCCATGACGGAGACGGCCGGGAGCCTGCAGGTCATTGCCGACAACGCGGCGGCGCAGTCCGAGAACAGCGCGGGCACCAACGGCGCGCTGGAGGAAATCCGCAACGTGGCCGAAAACACGGCCACGGCCATGGAAAACTTTACCGCAGCCCTGCTTACCTTCCAGAGCGGCATGGAAGAGCTGGACATGATCGTCAACGCCCTGGTTTCGGGCGATTACGACCAAGCCGTCACGGACCAGTTTGTGCAGTGGACACCCAAGCTGGACCTGCACGTGCCGCAGGTGGACCGCCAGCACCGCCTGCTGGTGGGCTACATCAACGAGCTTTACGAGGCTATGGTCCACAACCGCACCAGCGAGGAGCTCCAGGCCATTGTCAAAAAGCTGCGCGACTATACGGCCACCCACTTCAGCGACGAAGAAAAGCTCTTTGGCCCCACCAAATACCTGGGCACCCAGGAGCACATCAAGATCCACAAGAAGTTTGTGGCCAAGCTGGACGAGGTGGAAAAAGAGCTCCGGAGCGGCACGGCCACGGTGAGCATGGACCTGCTCACCTTCCTCAAGGACTGGCTGGTGCAGCACATTATGGGCACAGACCCCACCTATGTGCCCTACCTGCCGCCCAAGGACAAGGAGCCCGAAGCGGACGTCAAGGACAACGGCTTTTAG